The genomic window GATCCCCCGGGCCTCCTCGCGTCGTTTTCGCGTCATTCCGGCCAGGACGGCCCGGGCCCAGGAGAGAGGAGCATCATCCATGCGAAGTGAAGGGGGGCGGCCCGCCGTCGCGGGCCTCCCGGAACGAGTCGCCGGCCGGCCCGCGGGCCGGGCCCCGCGACGCGCGGCGATCCTCGCGGGGCTGCTGGTCGGGATGCTCCCGGCCGCGGCCCGAGCGCAGTATCCGCCGGCCAACGTCCCAGACCTCCAGGAGCGGAGCGGGCTCCTGATGCGGTTCACCGGCGTGCGGGGGCAATTGCCGCCCGACCCGCTGCGGGACAATTTCTACAACACCCGCTACGCCGATCGGGGCCTGGTGAAGCACCAGGACGGCATCAAGGACCAGGGCCTCTACGGCCTGGGGTGGAAGGCCCGCCACACGGCGAGCGTCTACCCGTACTTCATGGGCAGCTCCGGGACCGGGACGGTGGACGCCTCGAGCCGCCCCTGGCCGCGGCCGTTCCGGTTCTTCCAGACGGTCGCCAACCCCTACCGGCCCGTGGGGATGTATTACTCGATGGGGTCGTACGTGCCGATCTACGACTTCGACGCCATCGCCCCGGGGCCCGGTCCCTACCCCTTCCCGTTCTACTTCAACTGGTTCAAGGGGGGCTGAGGCGGCCCGCGCCGCCCGGATCGGGGCGTGAGGGCCCGGATCGGCGGGCGGCCGCGATCGCGCGAAGGGGGCCGGGCGGCATCGTTCCGGACCCCCTTCCTATTTTCCCCAGAATCCCGCCCGCTCCGTCGCAAGCCACGATTTTCCAGGGGGTTGGGAGCATGCCCCGGGCGGGCCGGACGCTTGACAGGGGCCACGGGTTCCTTTACATTGTCCGGACTTATTCCAAGACCTAGGCGTCGCCGTGCGCTCTGGCCTTCCCGAGCGAGCCGCCTCCGCGGCGGGGACCAGCCGACCCGACCTGCCTTTGGGCGTCTCCGTCGTCACTCCTGGTGCAGAGTTAAGTCTCGATGGACAACCCGATTTCGGTTGACCTTGGCAGAGTCGCGCAGGATCTGCAAATCCGGCGGGTTCAGGTCGAAAGCGTCGTCCAGTTGCTGGACGAGGGGAACACCGTCCCGTTCATCACCCGCTACCGCAAGGAGCGGACGGGCAACCTGAACGAGGTCGTGATCCACGAGATCCAGGTCCGCGTCCAGCGCCTGCGGGAGCTGGCGGAGCGGAAGGCGACGATCCTCAAGGCGATCGAGGGCCAGGGCAAGCTCAACGACGAGCTCGCCGCGGCGATCCGGGCGGCGGAGAACCCGAAGCGCCTGGAGGACCTGTACCTCCCGTTCAAGCCCAAGAAGCGGACGAAGGCGTCCGACGCCCGGGAGAAGGGCCTGGAGCCGCTGGCCGCCCGGGTCTGGAACCGCGACGAGACGCTCACCGACCTGCCCGCCGCGGCGGCGGAGTTCGTCAACCCGGAGAAGGGGCTGGAGACGCCGGAGAAGGTCCTCGAAGGGGTCGGCCACATCCTGGCGGAGGCGATCAGCGAGATGGCCGCCGTCCGCGACGCGGTCCGCAAGGTCGTCTGGAAGACCGGCAAGGTCGTCACCAGCAAGGGCGAGGTCGCCGAGGGCCAGGGCCTGGAATACCGCGACTACTTCGACTACTCCGAGCCCCTCTCCCAGGTGCCCCCGCACCGCGTCCTGGCGATCAACCGGGGCGACAAGGAGGGCCCGCTGAAGCTCCGCTTCGAGGTCTCCCGCCCCGACCTGGAGGCCGCCTTCTTCCACCAGCTCCCCCTGGAGGGCCACCCCCAGGCCGAGCTCTTCCGCGCCTCGGCCATCGACGCGCTCGACCGCCTGATCATGCCCAGCATGGAGCGCGAGGTCCGCCGCGACCTGACCGAGGCCGCCGAGCGCCACGCCGTGGACGTCTTCGCGCGCAACCTCCGCAGCCTGCTGCTCCAGCCGCCGATCCCCCGCCAGGCCGTGCTGGCGATCGACCCCGGCCTCCGGACCGGCTGCAAGGTCGCGGTGCTCGACCCCCAGGGCAACCTGCTGGACCAGACCGTGATCTATCCGCACGCCCCGCAGAACCGCCGCTCCGAGGCCAAGGTCACGCTCAAGGACCTCGTCGGCAAGCACGGCGTCAGCGTCGTCGCCATCGGCAACGGCACCGCCTGCCGGGAGACCGAGGAGCTGATCGCCGAGATCATCGCCGAGGGGACCGAGTTCAGCCAGCAGGCCGAAGCCGGCGGGGCCGCCCCCGAGGCCGCCGCCGAGCACTCCCCCGCCCACGAAGCGGCCGCCGCCGAGCACTCCCCCGCCCACGAAGAGGCCGTCGCGGAGCACTCCCCCGCCACCGCCACTTCCGAGCACGCCGCCCCGGAGCCCGCCGCCGCCGAAGCCCACGCCGAGGCCCCGGCCGGGACCACCCCGGAGGAGCCGGCCCCGGCCGCCCCGGAGGCCGCCGTCGCCGAGCCGCCGTCCAACGGCGAGGCCCCGCACCCGGCGGAGCCGGGCGCCGACGGCGACGGCCACGCCCCCGATGCCTCGACCACCCTCGGCGACGAGTCGCTGCCGCCGATCCTCGGCGGTGCGCCCGACACCGAGCCGGCCGAGCAGGAGGCCACCGCGAAGGCCCACGACGAGCCGCATCACGGCGACCAGCCGCCCCAGCCCGAGCCGGCGGCGGAGGGGAGCCTGACGCCGCCCCACCTGCCGGAGCCGAACGAGCCCCAGCACGTCGAGGCGGTCTCCGAGATGGTCGCGGAGGGCAGCCCCGTCGCCACGCCGGCCCCGGTCGAGGCCGGGCCGGAGGCGGCCCGCGAGCCCGAGCCGGCCGCGGCCGAGGGCGGGGCCCACGCCCCGGAGGCCGCCGGCGAGCCGGCCTCCGACCCGTCCGGCGGCGAGCCGGCGCCCGCACCCGCGGCCGCCGAGGCCGCCGTCGAGTCGCCCGATCATGAGGCCCACTCCGAGCCCGCCGCGGCCGACGCGGGCACGCCCGCCGAGGGGGCCGAGGCCCCGGCCGCGCAGCCCGCGTCGGCCGCGACTCGGGGCGAAGGCCGGCGAGGGGGCAAGGACCAGAACCGCTCCCGCGGCCAGCGCAACCGGGCGTCGTCGCCGCCGCCCCCGCAGACGCCCCCCGCGCCGCACCCGGCCGACAGGCAGCTCGCGCAGCTCGCCTACGTGATCGTCAACGAGGCCGGCGCCAGCGTCTACTCCACCAGCCAGGTGGGCCGCGAGGAGCTGCCCGAGTTCGACGCCACCCTCCGCAGCGCCATCTCGATCGGCCGCCGGCTCCAGGACCCGCTCGCGGAGCTCGTGAAGATCGAGCCCCAGAACATCGGCGTCGGCCTCTACCAGCACGACGTGAACCCGAAGCAGCTCAAGGAGACGCTGGACTCCGTCATCTCGAGCTGCGTGAACTTCGTCGGCGTGGACCTGAACACCGCGAGCGTCCCGCTGCTCCGCCACGTCTCCGGGCTGAACTCGCTGACCGCCCGGCGGATCGTCGATCGCCGCAAGGAGAAGGGCCGCTTCAACGGCCGCGAGGAGCTCCTCGAAGTCGAGGGCGTGGGGCCGGCGAGCTTCACCCAGGCCGCGGGGTTCCTGAAGGTCGCCGGCGGCACGCACCCGCTGGACCGGACCTGGGTCCACCCGGAGAGCTACGAGGCCGCCGCCAAGCTGCTGGAGAGGTTCGGATTCACCCCGGACGTCGTCGGCCAGAAGGAGCGCCTGCCGGAGCTGCACGAGAAGCTGGCGGAGGTCAACACCGCCGACCTCTCCCGGGAGCTGGGCCTGGGCGAGCCGACGCTCAAGGACATCATCGAGGCCCTGGGCCGCCCCGAGCGCGACCCCCGCGACGACCTCCCCAAGCCCATCTTCAAGAAGGGGATCCTCAAGATCGAGGACCTCACGCCGGGGATGGAGCTGAAGGGCACGGTCCTCAACGTGGTGGACTTCGGCGCGTTCGTGGACGTGGGGCTGAAGGACTCCGGGCTCGTCCACATCAGCCAGCTCGCCAACCGCTACATCAAGAGCCCGCACGACGTGGTGAGCGTCGGCGACGTGGTGACGGTCTGGGTGATGAGCGTGGACCAGGAGCGGAAGCGCGTCAGCCTGACCATGGTCAAGCCCGGCACCGAACGCCAGCGGGGCGGCCAGGGGGGCCCGCGGCGAGGCGGCGGCGAGCCCCGCGAGGGCCAGGGGCAGGGCCAGGGGCGGCGCGACCGGGGTCGCGGGCCCAGGCCCAGCGGCTCGACCCTCACCGCGCCGCCGGTCGGCGCCGCGCCGATCACCGCTCTGAATGAGGGGGCCCCGCGACGCGAGGGCCCGGGCGGATCGGATGCGGGCCATGGCGAGCGGCATGGGCACGGCCCGGGACCCGGCGGGCGGCCGCCCGGCCCCGGCCGGGGCGGGCAGGGTGCTCGCGGCGGGGCCTTCGGACGCAGCGGCGGCGGCCCCGGGCCGGGAAGGCCCGACACGAGGCCCCAGGCGCCCCGCCCCCCCGCGCGGCCGCCCCGGCCCAGCGCACCGCCGCCGCCGCTCTCCAAGGACGCGCTCGCCGGCAAGGCGCCGGTACGCTCGTTCGGCCAGCTCAAGCAGCTCTGGGAGGCCCGCGATTCGACGGATGGCGACCCGTCGGCCCCGCCGGGCACCAACCCGGCGGAGGCCCCGGAGGCCCCGCCGAGCTCCCAGGCCGAGACTCCGCCGCCCCCGCCGGGCGAAACTCCCCCGGACGCGCCCCAGGGCTGATCGCCGCTCGCCCGCACCGGAGAACCAGGCCGGGGATGGCCCCACGGGACGAAGCCCGCCGCCGTCCCCTGCCCGGGTTGTCCCCGGCGGATAGAATAGCAAGACTCGCCCGCCCCAGGTGCCGGCGGTGGCCTGGCCTTCCTGGTGGATGATTCGATGTCCGCGATGGATGCGTGGACCTGCCCTCCCCTTGCCCGCATCGAGAGATCATGGGACGTTTCGCCTGGCGCAACCTGCTGACCCGACCCCTGCGGACGATCCTCGCCCTCGTCGGCCTCTCCGTGCCGATCCTCGGCGTGATGGGCCTTTTCAGCGTCTCCGACGCCGTCCGCAACCTGGTGGGCGAGACCCTCAGCCGCATCGAGGGGTTGATGCTCACCCGCGAGAATGCGTTCAGCCCGGTCGTCAGC from Aquisphaera giovannonii includes these protein-coding regions:
- a CDS encoding Tex-like N-terminal domain-containing protein encodes the protein MDNPISVDLGRVAQDLQIRRVQVESVVQLLDEGNTVPFITRYRKERTGNLNEVVIHEIQVRVQRLRELAERKATILKAIEGQGKLNDELAAAIRAAENPKRLEDLYLPFKPKKRTKASDAREKGLEPLAARVWNRDETLTDLPAAAAEFVNPEKGLETPEKVLEGVGHILAEAISEMAAVRDAVRKVVWKTGKVVTSKGEVAEGQGLEYRDYFDYSEPLSQVPPHRVLAINRGDKEGPLKLRFEVSRPDLEAAFFHQLPLEGHPQAELFRASAIDALDRLIMPSMEREVRRDLTEAAERHAVDVFARNLRSLLLQPPIPRQAVLAIDPGLRTGCKVAVLDPQGNLLDQTVIYPHAPQNRRSEAKVTLKDLVGKHGVSVVAIGNGTACRETEELIAEIIAEGTEFSQQAEAGGAAPEAAAEHSPAHEAAAAEHSPAHEEAVAEHSPATATSEHAAPEPAAAEAHAEAPAGTTPEEPAPAAPEAAVAEPPSNGEAPHPAEPGADGDGHAPDASTTLGDESLPPILGGAPDTEPAEQEATAKAHDEPHHGDQPPQPEPAAEGSLTPPHLPEPNEPQHVEAVSEMVAEGSPVATPAPVEAGPEAAREPEPAAAEGGAHAPEAAGEPASDPSGGEPAPAPAAAEAAVESPDHEAHSEPAAADAGTPAEGAEAPAAQPASAATRGEGRRGGKDQNRSRGQRNRASSPPPPQTPPAPHPADRQLAQLAYVIVNEAGASVYSTSQVGREELPEFDATLRSAISIGRRLQDPLAELVKIEPQNIGVGLYQHDVNPKQLKETLDSVISSCVNFVGVDLNTASVPLLRHVSGLNSLTARRIVDRRKEKGRFNGREELLEVEGVGPASFTQAAGFLKVAGGTHPLDRTWVHPESYEAAAKLLERFGFTPDVVGQKERLPELHEKLAEVNTADLSRELGLGEPTLKDIIEALGRPERDPRDDLPKPIFKKGILKIEDLTPGMELKGTVLNVVDFGAFVDVGLKDSGLVHISQLANRYIKSPHDVVSVGDVVTVWVMSVDQERKRVSLTMVKPGTERQRGGQGGPRRGGGEPREGQGQGQGRRDRGRGPRPSGSTLTAPPVGAAPITALNEGAPRREGPGGSDAGHGERHGHGPGPGGRPPGPGRGGQGARGGAFGRSGGGPGPGRPDTRPQAPRPPARPPRPSAPPPPLSKDALAGKAPVRSFGQLKQLWEARDSTDGDPSAPPGTNPAEAPEAPPSSQAETPPPPPGETPPDAPQG